In ANME-2 cluster archaeon, the DNA window AGATCATGGATAAAACCGAAAAAAATATGATAATCATAGATACAAAGAATAATACGATCTCTATCAAGTCTGATAAAGACATCGAATTATCAGCACCCAATGGAAAGGTAACAATAGAAGCAATGGATATTGAGACTAAATCAACTGCATCTACCAAGATCGAGGCTACTTCCAGTGTGGATGTTAAAGCATCAGGCAATCTGAACATTAAAGGGGCAATGGTGAATATTAATTAATCATGGGACTACCGGCAGCTAAACAGGGAGATCAGATCACAGCAATAGATATTCATATTATTATGATACCAACACCCGGGGGTCCGGTTCCAACTCCACTACCTCATCCTTTTATGGGTATTATTGATAATAATCTCAGTCCTGATGTAAAGATAATGGGTATGCCGGCTGCAACAGTTGATTCGATTGCTTCGAATCTTCCACCCCATATTCCACAAGGCGGACCGTTCCAGAAGCCTCCCTCAAACAAAGCAACTATAAAAATGGGAAGCGTCACGGTAAAGATTAATGGAAAAATGGCTGCAAGGAATGGTGACACAGCAATGACCTGCAATGATCCTGCAGATATGCCAGTGGGTACGGTAATTGCAGCAGGTACGGTATTTATAGGGTGATATGTATGGAAAAGGATTTTCTTGGAGTCGGTTTTGGATTTCCATTGAAAGTTGAATCCGGAAAAGTTACCTGGTCAGGGTATGAAGAATCTATTAGGGAATCTATACTGTTAATCCTGGGTACTGTAAAAGGTGAGCGTGTTATGCGGCCTGACTTTGGATGTGGGATACATGAACTTGTTTTTTCTGCAAATAATATATCCACTGCGACACTTGTAATTTTTTATGTAGAAGAGGCTTTGAAAAAATGGGAACCAAGAATCAAACTGATAAACGTTGATGCTAATCCTGATAATAACGAAAAGGTACGGATGAATATAGATATTGAATATAAGGCTATTTCGACAAATACGCGGTATAACCTTGTATATCCTTTTTACCTTGGTGAGGGATAGATGCAAAATAAAAAGCCTGTTCTGGATAACAGGACATCAGAAGAGATATATCAACAGACACTGGAACTTGCCAGTACGTACTGTCCTGAATTGACCATCCATGATGAGGCGGGATATTTTGATACTGACAATCCAGGTCTGGTATTGCTCAAACTCTTTTCGAAGATGACAGAGATGCTGATTGTACAGCTTAATAAAATTCCGGATAAACAAAGACTTGCCTTTTTTAACTTTGCAGGAATAAATCTGCTGCCGGCCAGACCATCAAAGGTTCCATTAACATTCTATCTCACAGAAGGTTCATCAGTTGCTACTGTTGCATCAGGTACAAGAGTAGCTTCATCAGATGACCCGGATGTGGTCTTTGAAACAGGGCAGGATCTAAGTGTTGTTCCGGCTGCACTTACGGCTGTTTTTTCTTTTAATCCATGGGAGGATAAATATACTGATCATTCGGAATTTATATCAGGAAGTGAAGATGGTTTTTCAATCTTTGGACAAAGTTCCAATGAAAAGCCAGTTGATCATATACTCTATCTGGGTGATGATATATTACTCAATATTCAGCGACCTGTGGATCTAATGATCCATTTTAAAGGGAGGGATCTTAAGCGGGATTTCTTTTATACGTGGTATGACAGTAATGAGAATCCTGTTAAAAACCCTAAGTTTTATAATGTAGGAACAGAAGAATTAGATATTTCTTTTCATATAGAAAAGCTGGAACCAACTTATATTAATGGGGTCAAAAGTTTCTGGTTATCAGCAAGACCAAAGAAGGATATGCAAATAGTCAAAGGAGTTAAACTACCCAGTATCTCTCACATTACTGTAGATATATCCATAAAACACATTACACCTGATATTGCCTTTGCAAATATTACACCTGTAGATCTGGCAATGGGTTTTTATCCGTTTGGAGAGGAACCAAAGCAGAAATCTGCATTTTACATAGGATCAAATGAGGCTTTTTCAAAGGAGAATGCTACTATTTCTCTATATTTCGGGTTTGAAGATGACAGGAAATTTGAAGTAAATACTTATCCATGGGAATACTGGAACGGGAGTGAATGGGAATTACTGGAATTAATAGATACTGAAAAAAAGTCTGGTGATCAGGTTAGATTTATCTGTCCTTCTATTCTTCCATTAGAAATCAACGGTCAGTTGAACAGATGGATAAGGGTAAAAAACATATATGATTATGAAAGAAAATTTGAGACAAAAGGTATTGATGATATAATCCACCGATTTCCTGAAGAATATGAAAAATATAAAAAAGATTTTTCCAGGATTTTTACTGAAATGGGCATTGCTGTCGCAGTTGAATATAAAATACCAGATCAACATCCTCCTTTTATTAAATCTTTAACTATCTCATACAGCTATCATAAAAAAGAAATTGAAAGAATTAAATCCTTAAACTATTTCCAATTTAAGGACCTTCAACCCGGAAATAAACCCTTTGCATCTTCAAATAAAAAGCCAGCTTTATATCTTGGTTTTAATAAGAATATTGCAAATATGCCGTTAACCCTTTTTTTTGCGCTTAAGATGAAGCTTTTTAATGAAACTGACAATATAATTATACATCCGGATCTTAAAGATCAATTTGATCAAGAACCGGATTATTTATTGACTGTTAAGGAACCAACTGACCTTGTATATAAATATTTCAATGGTGTTTTATGGAAAGATATTACTGTTGAAGATGAAACAGATTGCTTAGAAACAGGTGGGATTGTTAGTTTTGTAGGTCCTTCTGATATTAAACGTACCCTGGAATTTGAAAGGGAAATGTACTGGATCAAAATGGAGATCAATAAGGGTAATCGGGTGTCCTGCCCTAAATTAATAGGTATTTTTCCAAATACGGTCCGGGCAATGAACATTGTAACTGTTAAGGATGAGATACTTGGTTCAGGTAACGGGCACAGTGATCTTACACTTTCTTTTTCAAAAAAACCTATACTTGAAGGAGAGATAATTGAGGTAAAAGAGATCAGAGTTTTATCAAAAGATGAAATAACCTCTATGGTCTCAAAAAAACAGAGGGATTTACTAAAAAAGCAGGAGGGATCAGGTAAAATCCAGGAAATATGGGTAAGATGGCATGAAATAAAGGATTTTGCACTTTCTGATCCTCTAGGCCGTCATTATATTCTTGATAGAGCAAACGGCAGGATAACTTTTGGTGATGGTATCAGGGGCATGATACCTCAAAACGGAAAAAATAACATTATTGCACGGAAGTATATAAGCGGAGGTGGTAAAAAGGGTGATGTAAGAGCCGGGATGATCACATCGTTAAAAACTGCCATTCCAAATATAGAAAGTGTGGCCAACCACATCCCATCATCCGGAGGTAGTAACCAGGAGACTCTTGACCAGGCAATCGAACGCGGACCCTATACCATTAAAAGCAGGAATAAAGCTATTACTAAAGAGGATTTTGAGTGGCTTGCATATGAATCCTCACAATATGTTGCCAGGGCAAAATGCATACCTGATAATGACAGGATAAATGTTATCATAGTGCCGAAATTTGATAGTGCTGCTCCGCTACCTGACATTGGACTTCTGGATATGGTCGAAAGGTATCTTAAAGATAGAGTCTTTTTTTTAATTCTTAATAAAATAGAGGTAATTGGTCCTGATTATAAGGAAATTACTATCGATTTGAAATTCAAGCCGTTAATTACGACCGGAAGTACTATTGTAATGGATAGGATAAAAAAAAGGCTTGAATTATATCTGCATCCCTTACAAGGCGGTCACAATGGAAAGGGATGGGAGTTCGGACAGGACATTTTTATCTCAAAGATAGCGGCGTTAATCGAAGGTATTGAAGGTGTGGATTATATTACTGACATTATACTTACAAAGGACGAAAAAGAGAAAATTGATAAAAAATCAGGTGTGGAACATATCCGGATCGAACCTAATGCTTTGCCCTGCTGCGGTAATATCAATGTGACAATTGAAGGATGAGATATGCCAATTACACTTCCTGATCTTGATACTAAAACATATCAGGATATTGTAGATGAGATGCTTGCATCTATTCCTAATTATACTGATAAATGGACAAATTACAATGTATCTGATCCTGGTATTACTATACTTGAGATGGTTTGCTGGATCACAGAGGCAACATTATACAGGATAAACAAAATACCAGATGCATCATATGTCAATTTCCTGCGGCTCTTAGCAGGAGTCTCAGGTATCGATGATATCGACCGTTTGTTAGCAGATCCCAATCTTTTCAGGTCTCACAGGGATATTCTTGAATTCCTACTAGAGATCGAAACAGGAAATGAGACAAATATTATAGATATGAAAGCGGCAGCTTTAACATTTTTAAATTCACGGTACAGGGCAGTAACCAGAGAGGACTTTCGTGAACTTGCTATTGAAGCTACTGACTCTGATCTGTTCCATACCAGTGATCTCAAGGATACTGTCAGATTACTTGTTAAATTGAGTGATGCCAAAGATCATGTATCCCTTTTTATCTATGGGTCTTTTTCTTCGACTATGAAGGGACTACTTGAAAGATTTGATAGATCAGCGCCTTTATCACCATTACTTCAACAAACATTAATTGATGAATTGAACAGGTTGATCCAAAGCGGCTATATCAACAAAGAAGAATCCTTTTCAGAAGTGGAACTGAGTGACAGGACTAAAGTATTGATGCAAAAACAAGAATTGCATGGAGAAGCTCATATACTTCTAAACAGAATGCTCCTTGAAGATGCCTACCCTGATCAACTTGAAAAAATAGCTAACCGTGCTAAGGTTATCAGGGCGATCGTAGATCAATCTACGAAAGGAGAAAAGGTCAGGATAATCATTGTATCCAACAGGCGGGATAAGTATAAGGCACTTATAGAACAGGTGAAAGAATACTTAGATCCCAGACGTCTTATAGGAACAGTGATCGAAGTGAGCAGTCCTGTTTATACTGGTGTTGGGATTCATGTGAAGATAGAACCTACTTCATATGAAAAAGTAGAGATAGTCCGGGAGAATGTAAGGACAAGGATCTTGAATTATCTTGATCCTTTAACAGGTGGTTCCAAAGGCAGCGGATGGCCATATGGAAGACCCCTTATCATTTATGAGGTAGTTCAGGTGGTGGAAGATACCAACGGCGTCAAACGAACTGTCAGTGTAGTGATCGATAACGATGATGATCTGAGAATAAAAGCAATAGACGGACTTATTGATGTTTCTGTTAAAGTAGAAGTAATGGAGGAAGTTGCAGGCGATGAATTCCAAAAGTAAATACATGGAGTATCTTCCATCAGTATTTTACGAGACAGTAAAGGACGGGAAGGTTCCTTTTATCACACAATATCTTAAAATATTTGAAAAAATATTAAGTGGAATTGATGATGATGCATTAAATGGAAGAAAGGGTATCGCAGAGGTGCTTGATATCATTCCTGAATTATTTCATCCCCGCTTCTCATTCATATTTGGTGAAACGTCTTTTTTGCATCCTATAGAAAATAATAACAAAGAACTCTTCAGGAAATATTTCAATACTAATATAGATACGCAAGAGTTCATGAATATTTATGTAGATGAATTCTTAGAATGGCTGGCAAGCTGGGTAGCCCTTGTATTGAAAGAGGACTGGGATATTGAAAGAAAAAGAAAGGTTATTGCAGGTATCATTCCAATATTTCGAATGCGCGGGACTAAAAAGGGACTGGAAGAATATCTATGGATATATACTGGAACTGATGTGAATATTATTGAAGAAGTAGAACCATTTCAGGTAGGGATAAGATCGACTGTTGGAGAGAATACTATATTAGGTGGACTACCACCCTATTTTTTTATTGTTAATGTGGACCTGCCTGCATCTGATAATATAACCATAAATAACAAACGAAAGGTAATTAAGAAAATCATTGAATCAGAAAAACCTGTACATACAAATTATTCGATAAATATCAAAATAGAAGATTCATGATAATCTTTTTTTAAAGGAGATAATGTATGACAATTAAAAGGTTGAACTATTTTACCGGACAGTTCTTAGAGGAGAACGATTTTAAGGACGAACAGCAGTATCATCTAAATGCTATCAGGTCACATAGTAAGAACCTGCATATATGGGGTATTGCATACGGTCTTAATGTTACGTTTACGCGTGGTGACAAGTATGTGATGGTTTCAGGTGGTATGGCTGTTGATGGTCAGGGAAGGCAGATCATACTTGATGAGGATAAGCAGATCGATCTTTTTGCGGCTACGGCAACAACGCTTTATTTGACCATATCATACGACCAGAGCCAGAGTGACCCTACTGAGGAGACAGGAGTAAAAGGATATTCCCGCATTACGGAACATCCTGATATAAAGTACGATCCGGAAATGCCTGATGAACCTGCAACAAAGATCTTGCTGGCTAAGTTGATACTGGATCCTAACAAAATGACTATTCACCAGATCGTTATTGAGGATCGAAAATATGCTGGTGCCGTAGGAGGTGATATGGTTGTTAGAAGCTTGAGCTTCCTGCTTCCCACTTATTCGAATAAGCTGCCTGTGATGAGAGGTATCGATGATGGGGTAGAGTTTAATTCTGATAATACTACACATACTGGTAATCTTAATGTCGCTGGCATATTGACTGGAAACCTTGATAAGGATATGGTAGGTAAGGATCAAATTATTGATAGATCAGTCCCGATCTCAAAATTCAAGACCCATAAAAGGTCAAGTGAAGAGATATTAGGTGAAAAACCGATCGAGATCAATGCTAATTCTGAGAAAGAAGTACATTCTGAACTTTCTAATACACACAGGTTCTTTATAACCAGTGTACTTCCAACTACTCCTGACTCAGCTATTGAATGGAGGTGGGTTGTTAATTTTCATAGAAATCAATATTTCTATAGATTGATGGTAAAGAACCTGTCTGATAAGACAATTGGTGTCAGATTTAAATATTACGATATATTGGAAGAATAGTGTCGAGTCAATCATACAATATCGCAAGACATATGATCTGACACGGTTATGTTTTCCAGTTATTTTCAAGACGCTGATTCACGCAGATTAACGCTGATTTAAGGTTGCATCTGCGTAACCTGCACGCCATTAAGGCGTAGCAGGCATTCACTTCCTGCGGAAGTGAATGTATCAGTGTTAATCTGTGTCTAATATAATTATTGATTAATTTGATTTTAGAATTGTGCCCTATGCCCTTCATAATCCGACACTTGAAAGTTGATTTGACAATAGAGGTAGATCATGCAATCAGAATCTCAAACCAATACCCGGAACAACTCCAATGAATTCCTTAAGGAAATAACCAGAGGTATTCTATATACTCACACACGCATCAATGCCAATACCACCAGGAACTTAGAAGCGTCCTCATTTCTTTACGCACTCATAGAACTGCTGAGTGAAAAGGATATACTCTCAATTGAAGAGCTGGATGAGCGCAAAAAGCAGGTGGCACATCGGCTGGTAAATAAATTTGTAGAGAGTAAAATAGGGCTTTTGTACCAGGATCCGGAATGTGATAAATATACTTTTGAACATGAAACTGATGTCGATTGTGAGAGCAGGCGGCATATCTGCAAAGCTATATGCTGTAAATTTCCTTTTGCTCTATCAAGACAGGATGTAGAAGAGGGTGCTATCAGATGGGAATTTGGCAGACCTTACCTTATAGCTCATGATGCTGATGGTTATTGCATTCATCTGGATAGGGAGAGTTACAGGTGTACGGTATGGGAGCAGCGGCCTGTGCCCTGCCGGGGATTTGACTGTGAGGATAATGAGAAATGGAAGGTGTGGGAGGATTTTATAGAGATGATAATTAATGATGAGATGATCAAGCAGATAGATGATAGTAATGAGAAAATTTATACTGATCAGAAATCAAATGTTAATAATGATGACAAAGTTGAGGAGTAGTCATTGAACAGAGGGTGATATTATTAGAATATTTGGTACAATTCGTGATTCACAGAATAGAAATCCTGTTGCAGAGGCAAACATCAGGCTTAGTATCGAAGGTATGCAGATAGCCTCTATTTCTACTAATGAGCAGGGTGAATATGAATATACAACAGAGGAAGATTATCCGGAGCAGACACTGGACATCATCATAGAAAAGGAAGGTTTTGAAAGAAAGAACATTTCTTGCGAGATCGATAAAGCTGAAATTAAGTCAGATATTCTATTGAATAATCTTGAAAAAGGAACAAAAGAGAAAACAAGGATCTTTGGCACTATTCGAAATTCAAAGAACCGTGACCCTGTTAAGGCTGCAAGTATCACACTTAATATCGAAGGTACGCAGATAGTTGCCATCACTTCTGATGAACTGGGTGGATATGAATACACAGCAGAGGAAGATTATATAGGACAGACTTTGGATTATGTCATCCAGAAAGAAGGTTTTATAAGAAAAGATATTTCACATGAGATAGATAGATTTGAGATCAAATCAGATATCCTGATAGATGAAATTGAAATTAAGATAAAAGGAAAGGTATGCGATGAAACAGACAATCCTCTTGATAATGCCAGTATCAGTTTTTCAAT includes these proteins:
- a CDS encoding GPW/gp25 family protein, with the translated sequence MCMEKDFLGVGFGFPLKVESGKVTWSGYEESIRESILLILGTVKGERVMRPDFGCGIHELVFSANNISTATLVIFYVEEALKKWEPRIKLINVDANPDNNEKVRMNIDIEYKAISTNTRYNLVYPFYLGEG
- a CDS encoding YkgJ family cysteine cluster protein gives rise to the protein MQSESQTNTRNNSNEFLKEITRGILYTHTRINANTTRNLEASSFLYALIELLSEKDILSIEELDERKKQVAHRLVNKFVESKIGLLYQDPECDKYTFEHETDVDCESRRHICKAICCKFPFALSRQDVEEGAIRWEFGRPYLIAHDADGYCIHLDRESYRCTVWEQRPVPCRGFDCEDNEKWKVWEDFIEMIINDEMIKQIDDSNEKIYTDQKSNVNNDDKVEE